A window of Benincasa hispida cultivar B227 chromosome 9, ASM972705v1, whole genome shotgun sequence genomic DNA:
CTTGCTGTCAGTGTTGAATCGACGCCTCTCTTCCAGGCGCCCCATCGCACCCGCGTCTCCTAGTAGCATCCACCCGCCCGGTCAAGGGACCTCAGATGTTGCGCGTTAGCCACCAACCATCACGCTCCGCCCCCCTTCGGTCATTGCGCATTTGTGTCTGTTTGGTCTGTCCGTTCGAGCCGCGCCCCAGCCGCCTATCCGTTTGCGTGAGGACTCAGCATCGCTCGGCGTCAGATCGAGCCCGACCTTCATCCTCGTTCCAGCTTCTGGTTGCGCCGACAGCCATAGCTCAGTCGTACTGCTCTATCGCCATCTTCCTCTTCCCaccagaaaataaaaaaaagaaatagaaaaagaagaagaaaaattgaagtTGTATGTTATTCATGTTGCTGAGCCAAATTTATAGAGgaacaatttaaattcaaatggAAAAGATAtcccaatttgatttggatttaaatttgatttatagatTTCGTTTGATCTAAAATTTGAACCTTGTAACTCCAACAGATTATTATTGCCATGGTCAAATTTGGGCTTAATCAAATATTCCTCACAAATTAAATCTCATGAAGATTCGTTTATTCATTAAAGTCAAGTTAAATCTTGAATAGAACCCTTCAAATTGGGGCTTCACATTTAATCCCAAATTCAAATACGTTTTATCACAAAGTCGAATCTTTCAAATTTATCCTCTCATTAAATCAAAGCAAATCAAATTGAAtagaaaatctcaaatttatcccaaaccaaaatttggtcatatttcaaattttatctccCATTCAAATTTATCTTcgaatcaaattaaattaaggtctcaaattatttcaaattaaaatttggtcatattccaaattttattccaaatttataCTTTTATCAGATAAAAAAttcatcccaaattaaaatttggccatattccaattttctttcttaaaaccaaatttgtaagttttcatctccaaattaaattaaattgggatGAAACtcgaatttttatttaaattcaaaatttctgagttttatccctaaaatcaaattaaattgggacaaaacttaaatttttttgtaaatttggccatattccaaaacttattccaaattcaagttaaacttatgtactaaattcatagtttgactaaCACATCAATTAAggtcaaattcaagaataaatatatttgaattttgattccaactatatttttcgagattcatccacccatatatgtgcataaacCTCGAAAGGGACCTTTGTTGAATGAggaattttggaccaatcacaagttacCATGtcgtttactaaattaatgacgaaattctaaATGACATATGtccgaattgaattgaagacaaatttcgatgacgcaCGCAGTTGAATCAAATGAGATTAATTTGgccaaatttgatattattatttgggtttaaaGTACAGAGAGTTTATAGAGAATTCTTTACAATCATAAGACTTCTTGACTCCTGAAGTTGACCACGTCTGAAGactgaagatacaagcattctgaaaaCTGAAATCCTTGGAAGATGTAAGCATTCTGAAGGctgaagtccttcgaagatgcaagcattctgaagactaaaTTCCTTCAAAGATACAAgtattctgaagactgaagtccttcgatGATACAAGCATTCTAAAGACTAAatttctttgaagatacaagcattctgaagactgaagtccttcgaagatgcaagcattctgaagactgaagtcctttggagatacaagcattctaaaGACTGAATTCACGAGtaattctacattcagagagcccagAGAGAATTTATCAACCAGCAGAAGACTCCTAAAGCTGCACTTTTAGAAGACAaaaaacctttgaagacacaaacactcttccaagacttctacttcaagaacgtttggTGTTTTTTTGTTCTTCAAGAAGTACATCCACccaattgagagagaatcagaggatcaagtactagagatcgaatcacatcgcatcaaatcaaccttAACATCaataccaactcaagttcaactccacaaaacaagtttctccagaaACCTCGTACGaacaagatcaacaagcccaaaggccgatcatccgatcaataagcccaaaggccaatagttcaagaaaatcaaccaacttaaagattatagtttatcttgaaagcatcaaaatactatgtattagagattgtacttgctttccacaaaattaatacaaatacaaagtacaagttccacgaaataaatttctcttgaaatcacGTGCGAACAATGTGCATGACCTTAAATAGCActggaataaaaaaataaggagTAAAATGTGTTATGAGGATCTTGACAGtagttttttaaagttcaagaggTAACTCACTCTCTTTAATAAAGGTATTGTCCGActtcactatgcatcaattcaaatcgAAAGATATTGATATTTCAGTTTATTCTCCTTTATTTGctctaataaattatttattatcttttaattATCAGTCATTTATGGGACAATCTTGGGAATGACTAGTCAATTGTTGGAATTATTTGTcataaaattagattttttcttttatcacaCATTGAAAAATTTACAAGCGTTTAATCCCAAAATCTGGAAAAtgtatttctttatttaatttagtctTGAAACGTTTTCcatatttaatttagatataaataaccgtttttatatttgattaaacgtttttaatatttaattagatatgaaatatttgttttattatGATTATCATTTGCAGatgggaaaacatttttttttttttttttttgtaaaaggaGGGACTGATATTTTTCACTTCGAGTTTGAGCAAAATTTCCTTTTGATTCTAATCCTTCTTTGACGATTGAATGTCTGAAAAGAATTGTGTTAACTTTGGAGAGCAATTGACAAGAAACGATTTAGCACCGTGATCGTACCACAATTTGCTTTCAAGACAGTGGTATTATGCATAACATTGATCTATTCGAAACTCCAGTTTATACAAATTATCGGAGAAAATACTCAAATGGTTGTCAATCTACCTTAATATTGCATattaagaagaaaacaaaaaagaagatgaaattgtcttcaaattatgtttatttttttattttttattttttatttttattttttattttttaaagtgtaGCTTTAATTCAAACTTGGAggcaataaaaacaaaaaatcaactTCTCTTTGTAGAAAAGTCTTCTCATTTTCTTTAATGGAGAAGGGTGAAGGCCTTTTATTTCttaagagtgattttaaaagataatgATGTATTTTATCCATATTTCTTTTCAGGGCCAAAATAAGCCTAACCCAATTAACATTAAATATATACTATTGATTTTGACGTCATACATTTTGATCTATCTAtcatataaaattgattaaaaaaaaaaaaatcttttaatgacttgaaaatatgaatggtaattttagttcaataaatagttgttattatcatttaaacttagaattttgactaattttttttttgtttttttattacagCAATTATAGAGATGAGGATAGAATTTAATGCaagtcaatttatttattcttaataagtttagattttttttttctttttaaccaaGTAACATATTTGAATGGATTTGAATCCATTttactaaattaaattttatattcttaTTTGTTAGAAATATTAACTTTACTTactaataataactaaaatttcaacCATTTATTTAGAActatttcttaaattttgaaagttaCAATGTCGattttgaaagttcataaccgagactttcaaatttcaaaaatcaaataaaaaaattaatccaaaatctaAAATTCAATCTTTcgctaaaaaaaatttaactttttcactttatgtataatataagaactaaaaatTGTAATTCATACGAGATCAAGTAACAacattccctttttttttttgcatataaaaagaaagaaataaccAAGAAAATCCTCATCCGACAAATTGAGAGATttgatattgatattaaatatttgtaaaaatattaaaaaaaatatatattttagaagTAAAAACAACCTAATTATTAacctaaataaattttataaattttgtaactcataaaaatatatagataataatccttttcttttcttttctttaaaaaaaaatatcatctaATAATTCCAAAACCAAAGAtttctccttctctttcttcttctgattttcttcttcatcttctaagAGAGAGAAGCTTGGAAAGGGAAAAGAGTTTCTcttccaatcttcttcttcctctcttttctcttttcaaaaAAGTGATAAACAATTCCATTTCTATGAGAATCCATGAAAAAAGATGACACAGAGACACAGAGATTGAGTAAAATCCAAGCCATGGGTGGTCTGAATTTCACAACCTTTTGGTAGCTAACACCAatcattctctctttctttctcttcaaCAACAATTTTCCGCCATGAACGCCAAAACCCAAGCTCTGTTACTCAAgatcttcttccttctcttcgCTTTCAACACTCTAACTCTCTGCATTTACTTCACTTCTCACTCCAAAACCTCCCCTCCCACTTCCCCTCATCGGAATCCCACTTCCGAAAAACGCTTCCCCTTCCTGGAAAACCCACATTCTTCCAAGCCCTGGCCCATCTTGCCTTCTTATCTCCCTTGGTCTCACTCCCCTGTCCCTCCCCGTTCCTGTGAGGCCTATTTCGGCAATGGCTTCACCCACCGTGTAGATCTTTTCAAGCCTAAACCCGCCGGAAAACTCGCCGGATGGTTCCGGTGCTGGTATAGTGAAACTCTCCAGAGCTCCATATGTGAGGGGGGGAGAGTGCGAATGTGGCCGGAGAGGATTTACATGTCCCGAGGAGGCGAGCGGATTGAAGAGGTGATCGGAAGAAAGGAAGAGATGGAGTTGCCGGAATTTCGTAGCGGTGCTTTTGAGCTTGATGGCGGCGAGGAGAGGGTTCTTGCCGATGAGAAGTTTCTTGATCGGTTCGTGCCGGAAGGGGAAGTTCAGAGGCACACTATGCGCGCATTGTTTGGATCGTTTCGAGTTGTTTCTGGGAGTGATTTTGAATGCAAAGAGGTAGAATACAAGTTTTTATGGGTTTTTGGAGCTTTTTGTTCTTCCATTTCTGcatttgaatataaaatttcatgGAATTTTGTTACTGACCTCAGAATCAACTTTTGTTTGTTGTGTTGGGTTTTGGAGCATTTGTTCTTCCATTTTTGCTGTTTTTTGAAGGCCCCATTTTCAGATTAGAGTATTAGTTTTTGATTATCCATATTTAAACTAAAGAATATGAAGTTTTATAGGTTTTTGTGATTTCAGATTTCATTTACTGACTTCAGAATCAACATATATTTGTTGTGTTGGATTTTGGAACTTCTGTTCTTCCATCTCtgcaaatttttaatttaaaaactgaTGGAAGCCCAATTTTCCGATTAGAGTATTAGCTATTGAACTTCTATGTTTGGTTcaagaatattaaattttatgggtttttgtgatttgggtttttttttttgtatatataaCTGGGCCCAGAATCAACATTTTGGGAAGGTGgaattaattagtattttctcAGCACATGGATAATGAATCTAAATAGAGATTTCTTAGTAACAGAGTGCAAATTTAGTAACTGTAACAAACATTTTGGCTTGACTCTGTCTTTTTTGTTCTCTAATCTGGACTgacattaataatatataatatgttttGAATAATCAGTTTTTAAGTAATCTAATTTCATTTGGACCTGGTCTTCTTTATCTTGAGTTTGAGTGAACATTATTGtctttttcttcattaaaattGTTCTAAATGGTTTCTGAATCAAAGGCTCCATTTACAGTGGATCGAGGAGCCTGTGCTTCTGGTGACGAGGTTTGAGTATGCAAATCTTTTTCACACTATTACAGATTGGTATAGTGCTTATGTGGCTTCGAGAGTCGTCGGGTTGCCTAATCGACCTCATCTGATTTTCGTCGACGGGCATTGTAAGGTACGTCTCGGGATCACTTTgcattctttcctttcttttagaaTGGAGGCTGCTGTTTATGTTCGGATTATTGAAGAGAATATGTTTGGAAAGAAGTGAGATTCTCAAGTTATTACAAAGTAGAAAACTAAGAGAGATGGTTTAGATGGAGTTAGAAGAGCCGGAGATATGTAATTGGCTATATCTATTGATATCAACTCTTGAGATCTATCTGTTTCTCTTggaagaatatgtttaaattggctatttcctattttttcttcttgtgTATGAGCTGAGAAAGAAAGATTACTAAAATAATGTCATCTTTtgttgtttcttcttcaatatTTAAGACAACTTTGGAAGAGACATGGAAGGCATTGTTTTCAAGTCTAAGATATGCAAAAAATTTCAGCGGACCGGTTTGTTTTCGCCACGCGATCTTCTCGCCTCTTGGATACGAAACTGTGCTATTCAAGGGTCTGACTGAGGGTATCAATTGTCATGGAGGGTCATCTCATGATCTTTGGCTAAAACCTGATGACCAGAAAACTGCTAGATTATCGGAGTTTGGAGAAATGGTTAGAGCAGCTTTTGGTTTCCCAGTTGACAGACAAGTCGAAAGGCCAACTTCAATTCACAACATTCTCTTTGTGCGTCGTGAGGATTATTTAGCGCATCCTCGACATGGCGGTAGGGTTGAATCCAGACTTACCAATGAACAAGAAGTCTTTGATGCTTTGCAGAACTGGGCATCTAATCACAGAGAGTGTAAAGTGAACTTAGTGAATGGGTTGTTTGCGCACATGCCGATGAAGGAACAACTCCGAGCCATCCAAGACGCCTCCGTCATTATCGGGGCTCATGGTGCAGGCCTTACTCACATAATATCTGCCTTACCAAAAACCTTGATCTTGGAAATCATCAGCAGTCTATTTAGAAGGCCTCATTTTGcattgatagctcaatggaaaGGCTTGGAATACCATGCCATCAATCTCTCGGGATCACATGCCGATCCAGAAGTCGTTATCGAACACCTTTCACGCATCATGACGAGCCTTGGATGCTAATAACCTTTTTGCGATTTATCACATTAATCTCTCTTAACTACGAGGAAACGAAAAGCAGTGGGGGAGAAACCAGCACTCTGTATCTACAAACACAATTGGCTGGATGCTTCCACTTTGACAAGTTTGAGTTTGAAGATACTGATTCACCAAGTCTACCTAACTTACAATAGTTTTGGCTTCAAGTAAGAGCTTACCGACCAAGCTCGACGACAACAAGAATTCAAGATATTTAAGCTTCAAGAATGGTATGTATTCTAGTTCTTGAATTCCCTTTTTGAAGTTCTATCCGTAGAAGAGATCAATTAGAACCATTCTTTCCCTTCTCTCTAGATTTCATTGCTTGTCTCATGCGCTGTATCGTTAATGTTCATATCAAGTTTCCATCTCAGGTTTGTATACTTAGCACTTAAATATTGTCTAAATATATCATTTGGTCCAGAGATTAGACATCATTTCTCTGTATAAGAAATAgtttataatgttgttttaacaccaataaaataggaaaatttgTCCGAAATAACAATCAAAGTTAGCATTTCACAAATAGTACCTTTTCTGGCCAATTGTTTTAATAGCTCATGAAATTGATATCGTGATcgaaataaaaatttaacttgTTTAAATGACATTCAAACCGATGAGTTTTTTGAGCTTTCTTGGAATATCGGTCAAGACGATTGCTTCTTGCGTGATATTCCTAACGCCTATGTAATCTTTCCCAAAATCCTATTTTAGTATCCATTCAattatgttttttatttctttcattgGGTTAGATTTGAATGACTATTGAAATAGGGAATCTGAAAAAGATTATGTACATGATATTTAGGGAGGTCGTTGGTTCTTCCTCCTAGCCATGATTCTatcaagaaaatcaaaagaatcGATGATTTTGAATATGTCACtaaaagaagtaaaattttTCTTATGGTCTCACATACATCCTGGCCAAGATGCACCAAGATGAGACGTTGAAATAATTCTCcaaaaaatgtgttatttttGATAGATATCGAATAAATTTTAGCTGTCATGCGACGATCCCactattcaattttgaaacgTGTTTTTATGGAGGGATTCAATTGGAAAGAGGTTGGAAACAAAGAGTGATGAAATGAGAAGATGGTTGCATACTTTAGGAGATATGATTTAGACTAGAATATTGAATGTTAAGAAGATGAAGTAAGTCTTTTATGATGCAAAACTAGGAATGATGATTGATAAGTTAGTGTAATGGTCAAAGAGACAAAGTGGTAAAGAAGTTTAAAGATGCTAAAGGTGAAAGAGAAAGGGTATCCCATTCACAAATTTCCAATTGCTTTGGTGAAGAAAAAGGAGTGTTTGTTTTCAAAGTCACACTATATTACAAAGGTGGAGTTGGGGAGAGAAATAATAGAATATAGAGAAAATTTTCCATAGAATATTGATTTAAAGAGTGCATTTCCCAATCTCTGAtgtctttaaaatttattactaaTTCCTGAATGGAGGAACCACTCCCAAGGCACTGGGGATCGATACACTGAATTTCATACTAAATATCAATTTCTTTGATGCCAATTTGCCACTCTCTCCATAAGCCTttcaatcttttttattttttttttctttaaatgttGTGTCTAAAATTATTGACACATTTATTcgataattatttggttttttgttttcaactttttaaaataaagtctaTAAACACTTCTACCATCTCTAGAGTTCTTTCTTTGTTGTCTACTTTTTAACCatgttttaaaaatcaagccaaaatttaaaaatttaaaaagtagtttttataaatctgtttttatttttgggatttcATTAAGAATTCCATTCTTGTACTTAAACAAATGTAAaccattgtaaaaaaaaagtaagaaaatgtatttaattttggatggttttcaaatatatgaaaatgaaccaaaatatttataaatataaaattttttattgtatCTGCAATAAACCTATAATCTATCACGATCTATTGTAGATAGACttatattttgctattatttataaatacttttagtagttttatcatttaaaattattttcctttaattttaaaaaataaaaaataaaaaataaaatggttatcaaatggcatctaaattaaaacttaagattttttttttttttttttatctaatatgTTGGTTGATTTTGTTAGGATTTGTAGATATATTAGAGATTATTAGACTGAAGTTGAAGTTTAGgaatttattagatattttcAGAATTTAATGACCTTTCTTAGATACAAAATAAAACCAATTGAGGTACCTATTAGGAGTTGTTTGAGGGTAAGAAGTGGAGTTTAGAAATTTACCGTTGTGAAGTCTAGAGAGTTAGgctttatttgggattattgttgtttttttaaaataattgttgggagttgtaattttaaaagaatCAGTTAGtctttggtaatttttttttttatattagaaAAACTTACCGTGTTtggtaaattaatactaaattagtgtaatttagttatatgaacCAAACTAggcttattattttaattatttttgtttaaataattaatttataatttattttaaattgtatatgatttaaatttcaactaattttatttattctaaattattttataaaagttttaaaaaataattcttataaaaatgaatcaactaaaatttgaaaatatgtatgacaaaatatattaatatgaaagGATAcgattataatatatttatttgaattgttaaGAAGTTAGTAAATTTTTAGAGAAGCTAAATCTAAAAGCTAGTATCTATCAGATTTTACAcattagttaaaattaaaaagtaattcAATTTACCAAATAAAGTaggtaattaataatttttttataatcacTTTTTACGTATGGAATTAAGAAGTCTGAGTTTGGAATGTAAAGTTGTAAAATATTAAGTTAATAAATGTGTGTTTGATGTGTAAAATAAGTCTGTGTGAGGTGCAAAATTTGTTAAACCTGAAGTTCTAAATTCTAGTTTAGGGTTTagctatttttttcttctacaatttatacaattttgaaaaatgtaatTTGTAAGTATTTGTTTCCATGAATTATAAGATTGTgatttcttgttttaattatatttggtcaattttaccaatttatttaagtatcaattttaattgaaattggcagcataagttaaatttataacatttgtTACATTGCACAAATACATTAGTTAAAAAGATTTTTTACACATGAAATCCTAAGGGATCAATATTTCATTAGTGTTCAAGTTTTTCCTTATTTACAATAATGTCTATTTTCCTTCGAAAATTACGATAAAATTaggatcaaattaccatttagtcccaacaataaattaattatacattttttttaaaatatgaaagaGAAAGAAGTTTTAAATGAGGTGCACTTTTTTagacaaaatatattaaatcataatatttttcaaatattcacAACTTTCCATATTTTTAAGTTTCTCTTTCAAAACCCTAATATATAtagggatatatatatattttttgtggtATATGTAttctatatatattatgatatatgTACCTTTTCTATATtcctttgttttgttttgttttttttttttttttttgtagcttTGATAGAAaatgagagtttttttttagatttcatgttattatgatatataaaaattttgatttgttgagatttcatattatttaaatgatatatatgatatatataatgtgatgtaaaggaaatttatgatatatactgtAATTTATGTTGAACATTAGTCAGTATGTGATTTATATACCgtgatatatttcatatattagttTATACTGTGATTTATGTCAAATATTGAATCTAACTCTAATTTATATACTGtagtatattatatatatttattatgatattttcaaatacctaacaaaatgtttAAAAGTATACTTAAAATAACCACGAATCCATGGATAAGCCAATACGTGAACcaatataaatagaaaataaaattttattaaatgcatttttctttCTCCGATTAAGCAAAAGaataaaatctcaacaaataaatgcatttctctctccaattaaacaaaaggaataaaattttaacaaattgATGTATTTTCTTTCTCCAAGATTAAGGGTGCTTcgtaaatatgaaaaaaattattttccaatgcCACATTCTATCTCCAGCCGTCCACCATATTCAATGGTATTTTAGGTAGAACATGGAGGTCATTCGCCTCTTCCCAACAAGTGCATACAGTAAAGAACTTTCAATTCCATTGTACGGATAAGCTACTTGTTATAGGGCTTCTTAAACAcagaaattaaaaagaaggCCCAAGAAGAATATGGTCTGATCCAAGAGGAGAAGAAATGGTTTGTTGTTGTGTGTGGAGGATATGCAGTCACGTAGCCTCTCTCTCTCAACATGTGGTAGGAAACCCTTTTCACATTTTCACTTCCTCATTTCCACAAGaaacacataaaagaaaaatgaaaactgaGCTCTCTTTCTCACTCGTTCTTCTTTCTGTCAAGATGATGCTTGGATGGATATCGTGAATCATGATGAAGAGAAAACAAGCATGCAACATCAGATTTGAAGCC
This region includes:
- the LOC120086722 gene encoding beta-1,2-xylosyltransferase, coding for MNAKTQALLLKIFFLLFAFNTLTLCIYFTSHSKTSPPTSPHRNPTSEKRFPFLENPHSSKPWPILPSYLPWSHSPVPPRSCEAYFGNGFTHRVDLFKPKPAGKLAGWFRCWYSETLQSSICEGGRVRMWPERIYMSRGGERIEEVIGRKEEMELPEFRSGAFELDGGEERVLADEKFLDRFVPEGEVQRHTMRALFGSFRVVSGSDFECKEWIEEPVLLVTRFEYANLFHTITDWYSAYVASRVVGLPNRPHLIFVDGHCKTTLEETWKALFSSLRYAKNFSGPVCFRHAIFSPLGYETVLFKGLTEGINCHGGSSHDLWLKPDDQKTARLSEFGEMVRAAFGFPVDRQVERPTSIHNILFVRREDYLAHPRHGGRVESRLTNEQEVFDALQNWASNHRECKVNLVNGLFAHMPMKEQLRAIQDASVIIGAHGAGLTHIISALPKTLILEIISSLFRRPHFALIAQWKGLEYHAINLSGSHADPEVVIEHLSRIMTSLGC